The following is a genomic window from Crossiella equi.
CGGTGGTGCAGCTGGTGCACGACCTGGCCCGCTACGAGCGCGCCCCCGAGCAGTGCTTCATCACCTCGGCGCACCTGCACGAGGCGCTGTTCTGCGAGCGGCCCGCGCTGTTCGGGCACGTGGCCGTGGTGGACGGCGTGGTGGTCGGCTGCGCCCTGTGGTTCCTGAACTTCTCCACCTGGCACGGCAAGCACGGCATCTACCTCGAAGACCTCTACGTCACCCCGGAGCAGCGCGGGTCCGGCCTCGGCCGCGCCCTGTTGCAGACCCTGGCCGAGGAGGCCGTGCGGCGCGGGTACGCCCGGTTCGAGTGGTCGGTGCTGGACTGGAACACCCCGGCCATCGACTTCTACCGCAAGCTCGGCGCGGTCGGCATGGACGAGTGGACCGTGCAGCGCCTCGACGGCGAGGCCCTGGCCGCGCTGGGCAAGGGCGCCGCCGCCCAGGACACGCCCTAGGTCAGCAGCGGGTCGCCCGCAGCCGCCACCAGCTCGAAGGAGGTGGCGCCGTCGAGGGACTCGCGCAGCAGGTCGGCGTGCCCGGCGTGCTGCGCGGTCTCGCTGACCAGGTGCAGCAGCACCCAGCGGACCGTGCGCACCTTGCCCACGACCAGCGGGTGGCCCAGCAGGCCCAGGTCCACCTCCCGGTCCAGGTCCAGGCCGTCGAGCAGCTCGTCGGTGGAGGCGGCGACCGCCGCGTACTCGGCCAGCGCGTCCTCGACCGTCTCGCCCTCGGCCAGCTCCTGGCCCGGCCGCCCCTGGTCGTTGTGCACGCCCCGGATCACGCCGGTCCAGTTGCGCTCGACCGTGGCCAGGCGCTTGACCAGCCCGGCCAGGGTCAGCGCGCTGGCCGTGGGCCGTTCGACGGTCCGCGCGTGGTCCAGGCCCAGCACCGAGCGGCGCACGTTGGCCCGCGCCTCCGCCAGGAAGGCGCGCAGCGCGTCGTGTTCACCGCGGGCGTCGCGGACCATGGCCATGGCGGGACCTCCTCTGCCTCGGCCCCGATCCTGGCAGCCCGGACGGGCTCAGCCCGCCGATTTCACGCTGGGCGAAACGGGGCGGTCGTGCTCCGGCCGCGGCGTCCCGAGCGCGACCGGCTGCCCGGGCCGCCGGTGCAGCTCCGGCGGCGCGGTGGCCAGCACGTCGGACAGGTCCGGCGGCGCGATCTGGCAGCGCACCGACTCCGGCACGCCCAGGATCCCGGCGCCGTCCAGCAGCACCGGCAGCTCGGCGAGCAGCCCGTGCACGGCCGTCTGCACCTGGCCCTTCGAGCACAGCACGCCCGGTACCCGGCGCACCAGCTGCGTGGCGGCCGCGGACTGGCAGGCCGCGCGGAAGTCCGGGCTGGTCTCGTACGCCCCGCGCACCTGCTCGGCCAGCACCCGGTAGCGGTACCGGGCCACCAGCTCGGCCCAGCCCACCAGCGTCTCCGGGGCCAGGCGCAGCGCGTGCAGCGCCCGCCGCACCCGGTTGGTCAGGCGGCGGCCCTCGCTGCGCGCCTTGTGCAGCGCGCGGTGGGTCTTGTAGCCGACAGCGCGGTAGGTGTGCACCGCGGGCAGGTCCAGCACGAGCACGTGCAGTGCCTCGTGGTGGTGCGCGGCCCAGGCGAGGTGCCCGGTGAGCTCCTCCTCGGCACCGTCGAAGATGCCCAGCACGACCAGTGCGTGCGCGCCGCTCTTCCCGGCGGGCCGCGGTCGTGGGATCCGGCCGTCAGTGGTCATGGCAGCGCTCACCCCGTGGTTGTCCCCGAAACACCCACGGCCCATTCCAGCACGACACGCGCGGGCTCTCCCAGTCCCCGGTCCGAGTGATCAACCCAATGGCGCAGGAGCGGTGTCCCGTTCGGCCCAGTGCCCGCGCAGCGCGGCCACCGCGACCGAGATCGCGGGCCGCCTGGTGGCCTGCCGCCGCCACACCGCGAACAGCCGCC
Proteins encoded in this region:
- a CDS encoding mycothiol transferase — encoded protein: MAMVRDARGEHDALRAFLAEARANVRRSVLGLDHARTVERPTASALTLAGLVKRLATVERNWTGVIRGVHNDQGRPGQELAEGETVEDALAEYAAVAASTDELLDGLDLDREVDLGLLGHPLVVGKVRTVRWVLLHLVSETAQHAGHADLLRESLDGATSFELVAAAGDPLLT
- a CDS encoding tRNA-dependent cyclodipeptide synthase — encoded protein: MTTDGRIPRPRPAGKSGAHALVVLGIFDGAEEELTGHLAWAAHHHEALHVLVLDLPAVHTYRAVGYKTHRALHKARSEGRRLTNRVRRALHALRLAPETLVGWAELVARYRYRVLAEQVRGAYETSPDFRAACQSAAATQLVRRVPGVLCSKGQVQTAVHGLLAELPVLLDGAGILGVPESVRCQIAPPDLSDVLATAPPELHRRPGQPVALGTPRPEHDRPVSPSVKSAG
- a CDS encoding GNAT family N-acetyltransferase, coding for MADQRIRRIEPSDVDAVVQLVHDLARYERAPEQCFITSAHLHEALFCERPALFGHVAVVDGVVVGCALWFLNFSTWHGKHGIYLEDLYVTPEQRGSGLGRALLQTLAEEAVRRGYARFEWSVLDWNTPAIDFYRKLGAVGMDEWTVQRLDGEALAALGKGAAAQDTP